The following are encoded in a window of Thunnus albacares chromosome 9, fThuAlb1.1, whole genome shotgun sequence genomic DNA:
- the slc44a5b gene encoding choline transporter-like protein 5-B isoform X5 yields the protein MARKTDIPSSYYGEPRKFDPNFRGPVHNRSCTDVVCCIIFIIVILGYIALGTVAWIHGDPRKVVYPTNSHGQFCGQQGTLNANKTKLFYFNMLKCANPAVLINLQCPTTQLCVSKCPDRFATLLDAQNTKNWEYYKQFCKPGFEIGSKSVAEVLRDEDCPSMIVPSRPFLQRCFPDFITRNGILTVANQTIFNDGVNKQRSVNDLKDAAKGIANLLNAKEVGIKIFEDYANSWDWILIGLVITMVVSLLFILLLRYTADVLLWFIVFVVIAVVGYGIWHCYWEYSMLSGKPGANVTISDIGFQTDFSIYLQLSQTWLIFMISLAVIEFIIVIMLIFLRTRLRIAIALLKEGSRAISYIMSALFYPIITFFLLAICIAYWAVTAVFLASSGHAVYKVMSADDKCMYANLTCSPKNFSQTNITKVCPGSQCMFAFYGGESMYHRYILVLHLCNLFVFLWLVNFTIALGQCTLAGAFASYYWALKKPKDIPECPLYSSFSRAIRYHTGSLAFGSLILAVVQMVRLVLEYLDQKLKGSQNACTRFMLCCLKCCFWCLEHFIKFLNRNAYIMIAIYGKNFCTSSKDAFFLLMRNIIRVTVLDKVTDFVLFLGKLVISGSVGVLAFFFFTRKIPVIQEEVPSLNYYWVPLLTVIFGSYMIAHGFFNVYSMCVDTLFLCFCEDLERNDGSSSRPYYMSPGLHKILRKGEEGAKLCAAS from the exons ATGGCTAGAAAGACGGACATCCCCTCCTCTTACTATG GTGAGCCGCGCAAGTTTGACCCAAACTTCAGAGGGCCTGTTCATAACAG gAGCTGCACTGATGTGGTTTgctgtattattttcattattgtcatCCTTGGCTACATCGCCCTGGGTACTGTGG CCTGGATCCACGGCGACCCCAGGAAGGTCGTCTATCCGACCAACAGCCACGGTCAGTTCTGTGGCCAGCAGGGGACCCTTAATGC aaacaaaaccaaattatTCTACTTCAACATGTTGAAATGTGCCAATCCTGCAGTTTTAATTAACCTCCAGTGCCCTACAACCCAG CTCTGTGTCTCCAAGTGCCCTGACAGATTTGCCACTCTCCTGGATGCGCAGAATACCAAAAACTGGGAATATTACAAGCAATTCTGCAAACCGGGCTTTGAGATTGGCAGTAAG TCAGTTGCAGAAGTCTTACGAGATGAAGACTGCCCATCTATGATCGTGCCAAGCAGACCTT tTCTTCAGCGGTGCTTCCCTGATTTCATTACAAGAAATGGAATTTTAACTGTAGCCAATCAGACCATCTTCAATGACGGTGTCAATAAACAGAGAAGTGTCAATGACCTCAAAGACGCTGCCAA AGGTATCGCCAATCTGCTGAATGCCAAAGAAGTTGGCATTAAGATCTTTGAGGATTATGCAAATTCCTGGGACTGGATCCTCAT TGGTCTGGTGATAACCATGGTGGTCAGTCTGCTCTTCATCCTGCTGCTGCGCTACACTGCTGATGTGCTCCTGTGGTTCATTGTCTTTGTTGTCATCGCTGTGGTTGGCTACG GTATCTGGCACTGCTACTGGGAGTACAGTATGCTGAGTGGGAAGCCAGGTGCTAATGTCACCATTTCTGATATCGGCTTCCAGACAGATTTCAGCATTTACCTTCAGCTCAGCCAGACGTGGCTCATCTTCA TGATCTCACTTGCTGTGATTGAGTTCATCATTGTGATTATGCTGATATTTCTGAGGACGAGGCTGCGAATCGCTATTGCATTACTGAAGGAGGGAAGCAG GGCCATCAGTTACATCATGTCCGCTCTTTTCTATCCTATCATCACCTTTTTCCTTCTGGCCATCTGCATTGCTTACTGGGCCGTCACAGCAGT CTTCTTAGCATCATCTGGTCATGCAGTCTACAAGGTCATGTCTGCTGACGATAAATGCATGTATGCCAACCTCACATGCAGCCCAAAG AATTTCAGTCAGACCAATATCACCAAAGTGTGCCCCGGATCACAATGCATGTTTGCCTTCTATGGTGGGGAGAGCATGTACCACCGCTACATCTTAGTCCTCCATCTTTGCAACCTGTTTGTGTTCCTCTGGCTGGTCAACTTTACCATCGCCCTGGGCCAGTGCACCCTGGCCGGGGCCTTCGCATCCTACTACTGGGCCCTGAAGAAGCCAAAAGACATCCCTGAATGCCCCCTCTACTCTTCATTTAGCAGAGCCATACG TTATCACACAGGTTCCCTCGCCTTCGGTTCTCTGATCCTCGCTGTGGTGCAGATGGTCCGACTTGTTCTCGAGTACCTGGATCAAAAACTGAAAG GTTCTCAAAATGCATGCACTCGATTCATGCTTTGCTGCCTCAAATGCTGCTTCTGGTGCCTGGAACATTTCATCAAGTTTCTAAACAGAAATGCGTACATTATG ATAGCAATATATGGAAAGAACTTCTGCACCTCTTCCAAGGACGCTTTCTTCCTCTTGATGAGGAATATTATTCG GGTGACTGTCCTGGACAAGGTGACAGATTTTGTGCTCTTCTTGGGAAAACTGGTTATTTCAGGAAGTGTTG GTGTTCttgcatttttcttcttcacacGTAAAATACCAGTCATTCAAGAGGAGGTGCCATCCCTAAATTACTACTGGGTCCCCCTTCTG ACGGTGATATTTGGATCCTACATGATCGCACATGGCTTTTTTAACGTCTATTCCatgtgtgtggacacactgttcCTGTGCTTTT GTGAAGACCTGGAGAGGAATGACGGTTCTTCCTCCAGGCCCTACTACATGTCTCCTGGCCTGCACAAGATCCTGCGTAAAGGAGAGGAGGGTGCCAAATTATGTGCTGCCTCCTGA